DNA from Musa acuminata AAA Group cultivar baxijiao chromosome BXJ1-5, Cavendish_Baxijiao_AAA, whole genome shotgun sequence:
GAtaactatataattttttaatcaataataaataaaaaattattcatctaaaTCATTTTATAATGTAAGAGATCAAGTTGAGATCGTGATCTAATAGAAtcgtgataatatattattataatttttataatataaaatatgtgCCTGCTGATAGCTTTTATAAAGTTGTTTTGTTCTTCATAAAGCATTTGGGTTCTCATAAATTGACTTGGGTGCTCGGTAGAGCTGGACTGCCAATAAATGGTCTACCTTAGGTGACTTGTGTTTCAGGGCTAGCTCGTTTGATGAACTTAATGATGACAAATCACGTGAGGTAGCTCGAGAATCTAGAACAGTCCTAAAGAGAAAATACCCAAGAATATAGAAGAAACATGAGGTTTTCGGGCAATATATATAAGGTGTTGTTCTTGGTTTCAGCATGGAGCTGATTGAGTTGTTACAGCAGGGGGATATGGGACTCCCGAAGAGTTGCTCCAAGTGATAGCGTGGGCTCAGCTAGGCATTCATGACAAGCCGGTAATGACTTGTTGCAGACAAAATTGTTTACCATGCTCGTCCAACTAAAACATCATGATCTACTCGATCGTACAACTTGCTCTTTAATTAATTGCTTAAATGTAGTCCTATGATCTAGTCTTCGTTTCTGTCATTAACTATATATACGTTTCTTTTCCTCTTGGTCACATCTTACTGCAGTAAATGCTTTTTCGAACTCGAAAGTACACCATCAGATACCTTTGCTTGAATCTTGTGAACTAGTCAGTTCCTTTGAGAATATTAATTTAGGGCTTAAGATGGACATTCCTGCAAGtactgataaatatattattatgtggTCTTTGCAGGGGATTTTTTCTTCTGTAAATTGTGACAATAAATCTGAATTACTGTAAGAgggcttcctttctcttctttcaaGGATTCTTTGGTCATCTTCTTCCCTAAAAAAAAGACACGGAACCAACTTCTGATGCATAGTTTACAACAAGATTCCAATGATAATTATGTAGTGCATCTTTCGTGGttattcataaaaataaacatgGAACCAACTTCTTATGCATAATCTTCTACAACAAGATTTTAATGATAATTATATAAATCTCCTTTTCGTATTGGGTGCAGGATATAGACAATATGCAACCATTTATGATTTAAGATTGAATTTTCACCGGTGACTCTTcgtattcattttttttattaatttttcttttcttcttctttagatttttcattctttcttacttgattcttcttcatcatcttcaAATTCTGCTGGTTGTTGTTCCTTTTCAGTCTAGTTAGAGGAGGAAAGGGTGAGAAGTGTGGTTTGTTCCTCACGAGCACCCCTATTCCTGTTCGTGGGATGCTCCTCGTCCCCAGGTCGAGCCTGTCAAGTGAGGCACTTGAACATTCGCGTCTCTCTTTGAGGTATCTTCGCAACACTCGTAGACGACCTCGGCCTTTGCAGTCACAGGTGCAGCAACGTTCAATCTCCCATTGTTTATTCTGAGGGCCCCACGAGCTTGAAAGCTGACTAAAAGCGCATCCAATATCTACATTTGGATCTTATTAGTCAGTCTACTAAGCATCCATCCGTACGACACAGAGAAAGAATTGAACTCATCTTGGGCAAGAGCAAGAAGACAAGATACCACGATGACCACCTCAGTCTAGCCCAAACAAGTGAAGCATGCCACGAAAGGCCAAGGAGGATGCTAGCTAGGATATCGGCAAGCTTATTATCTTGCTCCTCCTGCTTGATTACCCTACCCTTAGTGGTGGTCTTTCAATTCCATGTCTAAGACTAGTCTTAGCATATACTAGACAAGGAAGAACCTGTTCCTCCAGCCTTTCACTGACCTCAGCATTCCCCCAAGGGTGCGGATAACATTCAACTAGCACTCACCAATAAAAAGACATCATCAAGTAACATCAGTCTCAATTATACAATTAAAAACATTTCGTAATTATAAAATTgtcttgttcaaaaaaaaaaaaaaaaggaatcaggCAGAAGTCTGAGCTTCTTTATTCAGGCAAAGATTTACCTGCTGATCTATCGAGTTTCGGATTTGCCATTTGAGCATGTTTGATCACCAAGTTACATTCTGCAAGTCCTTGGTTTCTGCCAAATAGCAGCTAAAACAGATACTGTCCCCTCCAGTTCAGCTAAGCTTTTATCCCACTAGTCCTTGCATTTTGAACCCTTCCCCTTTTACTTCTCTATACTCTTTATTTACAGCACAACCTTGAGAGCCAGAAGCCCATGACTTTTCAGATCCCCCCACATGGATGCCGCTCTCCTCACAGCCTTTCCATGCCTCCTAcctgatgcatgcatgcatgcatgcatgcagtgcATGACAGGGGCCAGCTCTCTCTCTCCCCAGCCCACGAGATTGGCTCTGCAAAGTAAAGCTTCAGTAGGGTGGCAGGCAATGAATGGTAAAAGTGAAGATAAAATTGTGAGCCACAAAGCTCTCTGCCCGGTCCTTGGTAGACCAGGCAGGCATGCCTTGATGAAGTGGTCCTCTGCAACAAGGACAATCGACAATGGATCCGTCCAAATCGATGCAGGCATTCTCCACATGGGATTCTGTAACTTTCAACAGCCATCCCTCATGGCATACCTCCATCCCGGGAAACATATATTGTTCCTTGGTACCAAAGATTACACCAACGTCCGACACTAATAGTGGTATTACACATCGAAAAAGGACTTCAAAGCACAAGAACTATTCACATTGTTGAACTCCCAAACGCCCAAAAGCCTCACATACTCGAAAGTCATCAGAGACTTACATAACGAGGATTCCATTAGAGTTTGGGTGAGGCAGGGACAATCTTTCAATGACAATGCTTCCGATCAGTCATCAGGAATACATTCAAGACATATATCAGAAGCTAAGCATGAATACTCTATGATGTCCAACACTGGCACCGAGAAGCTCCGAATCACAGAGGCCACATAGAGGGCATTCAGGAGTGGTTTCAGAAGCTATGGAGTTGGGTAAGCATTGCCACCAGCTCATCGCTCGATGGTCGGTCAGCCGGCAAGTCTGACAGGCATACAATAGCGATTCTGATTGCCATCAGCATCTCCTCTTCTTCCATCTCCTCCCCTAGGATGCCTTTATCCAATGCTTCCCGAGCCTCTCCAGCTTGCTGCAAGTGCCTGAGCCATCGGCCCAAGCTGCCTCTCCCTGTCTCTCCTGCAAAGAACGGATAGGACGGGTCTTTTCCCGTGAAAAGAACGCCTAGGATCACCCCGAAACTATAGACATCACTCTTGTCTGTGTACCTGAGGAACGTCGGAACCAACTTCAGGGAATGGCATTCATCGAGTAGCGAAGCATGGGAAAACCTCAAGCATTCATGTTAAGCACTAAATTTCAGTAACCATAACAAAATAACATTGAATCAGAATTAATCCGCTTGATCGGAAAATGTTCATGTTATGACTAACAGTCTGCTTTTCAAAGTTAGCCTTAGCTCAAACAGGTCAACATATAATCTGAATTCAGGGACAGGAATTCGGGCACCATTGCCCCTAGAAAACTTTGATACTGTGGTGGAGTGTATCAGCATGCCAAGAAAAGCACTCCAATTTCACAAGTACACCCTCAAAATCATAAAAGGACCATAGCATAAACTATAGCAGTAAAGGCAATGAATGCAATAGGCTAgttttttttatctaaagtgGATTAGATAAAGTTCTGTCCTATGGAAAGCAGTCAAAATTCTCATTGAAAACCAAGCCTATTATCATGTACCACATTAAGCTTCTAGCTTTAACAAGGAAAGGGAGTGGATCACAAGAAAAGAATGAAGGCACAAAACAACTTCATCACTGTAATTGACATCAATGCTTTAGCAGTTCATAATAATCTCAGTTGCCAAACACAAAACAAAAGGGCTTTGTGATACCTGCAACTCTGAAAACACTCGGGAGCGACATAGTGAGTGGCGGTGCTCGGTGTATCCAGCCGAGAGTTTTCCAGCATCGCCAATCCGAAATCCCCTAATCTTGGCTCGAACCCTTCGTCGAGCATCACATTCGATGGCTTCAGACCGTAATGCAGAATCCTCCGGCTGCATTCAAAGTGGAGATACCTTAATCCCTTTGCAATTCCAACTGCAATCCGAAGCCTCGCGTCCCATCCAAGCGTCAGCTGCTGTGAGCGCACCCGCGCCATCGCGTCCTCCAGGCTTCCACCGGGGATGTAGTCGTACACCAGCCAGAACCGATCTTGATCACGGATGTAGGCCCTCAAGCTCATGACGTTCCGGTGCTTCACCCTCGCCAGCATTTCCAGCTCATGCTGCACTCTTCTCTTCTGGGAGTTGGAGTTCACAGGCGGAGATCCACTGGAGGGGCTCGGTTCGAGCCTCTTCACCGCCATGGTCAGCTCGTCGTCATCCAGGACGACCCGGTAGTACTTTCCGTTGAGGCTCGACCCGATCAACTGCATCGATTGGGCATCGGTTGAGAGCAGAGACTGCAGTGTTTTGGGGGAGATGGAGGGGCAGAACACGACGGGGCCTTTGAGAATCGGTGCCCGACAGGCATACAGGAGGAGAAGGCGAACCAGAAGCAGGATGATGATGGAGGCGACAAAGCCGGTGAGGGAGCCAAAGAGAGCGCCGAGGAGGATTCGGCGAAGGCGAGGATTATGGGGAAATTTGGGAGTCCTGGAAGGGGGAGAAGGTGCTGGGGAATGGAAGAGGGTGGGCTCAGAATGGAGGGCTTGGGAGAGGGTGCTCTCTGGGGCTTGGAACACAAGGAAGGCAAGCAAGAGGAGGGTCTTGACGGCAAGGGTTCTACTAGGGTTTTGGCTCTCCATGGAAGAGAAAGCCAAGAGCTCCCAAAAGTTAAAACAAGCGATTCCAATATGGGATTTTCCCGAGGATATGAGGTGGAGAACACAGCAAAAGAGCTTGAAAAGACATTACGAACAAAGGAGAAAGCATGAGAGGGGAGGCAACGCACAGGGTTTGAGATGGAAAGGGCGCATCTTTAGCGCGAGTTTTCGAAGGAAAACACAAGCATGAGCTTTGgggttcttcttctctctctctctctctcacccaaCTAGTACGAAGAAGTGTGTCCAAGATGGAAGGTTTAGCAGTATATTGGTGAGAAAACAGATCGACAGCCCGCCCGCACAGCAACCCAAGACACTCCCAAGCCACCCACAAGTTTTGATGCAAAATTGAATTTTGCTCGAGCTTTTGCACCCACAGAGTAAAGAAACGAAAAGCTTGGGCTCACAGAAGACGGGAGAGCTTATCTGAAGTGGAAACAGACTAACATCCCCATTGTCACCACAGAACAGccccagattccagaaatcagaaaGGTTGATGAGCTCAAAGATGGTAGTCCTGTGATTGTTGTCAGGTGAACATGCCTGAGAGAACACTACAAGGCAGCTCCTTTTTTTGTGTTTCTAGCAAAGAGGAAACGAACACAAGAAGGCAAGAACCATCGAAGCAAGAAGATGACACAAAAGgcccttttcttcctcttcctcgcccCCACCCAAAATCACAGACAACAACTCACTGCGACTCAAAAGCCCGGCATTCCATAGCCAAACAcactgtttttctttttattttccttcAGCATTCGCCTCATGTTCCAATCCCTCTCCTCGTCACTCACCAAGAGAACCTACAAAAGTTACAGGAGACGGGTTCCGCTGCTCAAGCGGGAGAGAGGGAAAGGAGGAGAGTGTGTctgtgagagtgagagagagagagagagagcgcgataCCTTATTTTGCGTGCAGCTGGGTTCCGTGTGGCTTTGTGCGTGGTGATTTCCTCTGCTCCTCGTCGCAGATTCCTCTTCTGGGAAGGAGAGAAGCAACTCATCTCATTTTCTCCCCCTGCTAAGAGTTAGATGCTTCTCCACTTAGCTTCGTCGCAAATCGGTCTCGCTGCCACCGCTACAGTAAAAGGATGGCCAATTTCCGCTCCGTTTAATTGGATAATGTCCTCTGGTTTTATAAATATATCCATATATTTACTATTATAAAGTATAGTTTATATATGCTTTCAGACATGAGGAGGACAGACCATCATATGACTTTTGGTCCTAAATTTATCTTCaagtttataaataataaaaaaaaccctattattatttcattcatttttaaggatatgattataaaatatataaaaaaaaaagtgtaaatCTTTAATATTTCCCGCCTGTTTTGCTTTTTTTTTACACTTAGGAATTGGGCCGTTCGATCGAGTGGGGCCCGGTTGAAGCGGTCTGTCGCGGTCACGGGACCCAAAGCGACGCCTCAGCCACGTTAGAATAAATATGTGTGTGTCAGATGGAGGTTGTTCTGAGAGTTGTAGCGGATCCTCCATCTGAGTCTCTGTATAACAAAGATAAATATATGTTGTCTGTGATCTGTcacatatttttattttgttattaaattacttcttggatattttgataatttacTTAGAAAAGTCTCTACTAATAACGGATGATATTATTTTCTGGAGACATTATTATCCCATAGTATTTTCTTTTATAAATCTTAATTATAtcttcatattttaaatattttttaattctctGAAACTAATGTGGATCATTGAACCATCAACCTGTAAGTCACTCATCCACTTCCTCTCTTCTCTCCTCCTAagccaaaaataataatatattaggaAGAATATCAAATCATATTAATTAGGTTCGGTCAGATGGATAGATTCATCCTATTAAAATCAGTTAATGATGCAATTAGACGATATATCTAATAATCCAAGATATTGTATTtgcatcatcaaataagaattaaGGTGATGCAGTGTGTGCAAATCAAGTGGAGGCTGATGATTGTGGGTGGGGTCCAGGCTTAACCTTTCCCGTCCATCATTAACGTAGTATTCAAAAGAGGTGAAATCTTTTGGTTCCTGTTCGAAACCGGACAAGCAATCCGAAGCAGGGTTGGCCGAGGGTAAAGAGAATAACTTTGGTTTGGTTCGCCTAAATTTCACATTCCCAAACCATGTATGCTTCCCATCTTTATGTTTCTTGCTTtgctttaattcaatcaatacttCTTTAGCGGCCCAAGAAGCTATTGACGCCGCACGCTTAGCCCCCTTTTGTTTTCTGCGTGAAAAGACGTGCTTAAAAGCTTGAATCAAAGGAAGAAAACGTCTCCGAATTAAAAAGCTACCATAGTGGAAGGAGGAACTAATTGACAATGGTGCTTGAGTGGATGTGTTTCGATGAGTGAGGTATTCATGTGGAGGTAGAAATAGATAAGGGTGAATTTATTCCATTCCCATTCGACTTTCTTTTGAGAAAAAGAAAATGCACTCAAGTGCATATTCTCTCCTCCACCGTTCACAGAATAACTCCTTTTGAGAGCCGCACCACGTAGAAAAAGATGCTGCAACTAATGTGTGTTCtcaatatgatattatttatttttttagattcCACATATATCATggagaaataaatttaaatattttatcaagtgaagaaggaagagaaaaaaatatttttttctaaaaaagggGAGGAGCCGATGCCCCATGAGGAAAGGCGAGTGAAGTCGTCTTGAGATGGAACGGTGGTGATGGTGTACCGACACAAGATGATAGTGGAAAGATATTTTAGTTGAAATGGTAAAAAAGGATTGTCTGTAGGTAAAAGCTAATTTGGGGACATCATCTAATAGAAGCCCAAaagtgaaaataaataaataaataaataaaatacctTAGAAATTTTATGAATATGGATCGAAATATTACAATAATCTTCTATTGTGTAAGTTGAAACAGGTGCtataatcaaatttatcaagtagTTGGATGCATCCAACCATTTTGAATTATATTTTTAGTACAATTTCAATGGGTTTTCAATTATTTCAGGGACAATGGGTTTTTAGTACTTGAGTTAGATCTATTCGAGAGTTCAAGTTAAATACTCAGTTTAGGTAGAGAGATAAATATTTGATTATAGTCAAATAAAttattttcacaaaaaaattataaaaatatatgcaagaattataaaattatatctaTCGAAAGTTTAAGGAATCAACGATAATATTATggaagaagcaaaagatagtaaaaaaatttacaatgactagatagtaaaattttaaagataataatataatattttttaataataagatgAAAAGAGAGACAAATTTGgatgaaaataatattaaaattatttaaaatataatgacTAATAGGATTTGAAACTTAATAAAGGAGATCCTTGATAAAATAAAAGGTAACGGTGTAGCTTTTTGATAGGGTTAGTGGTGGTGTGAGAAAGTTCAAAAAGCAATTATCACTAAAAAATCATAGTTTAAAGATTGATaagattataaaaataagaaaaaataatagatataaaaaatctaaaaaaagtgGCTAAAAGAACTATTAATATGgaaagatcaagaaaaaataagaatctaaatttaatagtatatgataatttttataataaattaagtaTTAAGATGGAGAAAAATATTAGATGCATCAAATTAGAGAAAGAAAATACTAAAAAGCTAGAGAAAGAAAGTGGGaatttaggtaatattagatgcattaagaATAAAGGTCAAAGAATACTTATTGATGATAATGACATTAAGAAAAGATtgagatattatttttatatattatttaatcaGCATTCCACACATTCTTAGCTCTAATGAtggataataataatatatttaataattatatatttattcataAACTTAAAACTAATAAAGTAAAAGAAGTCTTTAAAAAGACGATAATAGCTAAAGTGTATTGTTTGATTGTACCCCTATTTAGGTTTAAAAAAGTTTAAGAGATATAAGAGTAGCTTGGTTAACTAGCATATTTGAAAAAATCATAAGATTTAGAAAGATACCTAATATATGATAATTAAGTTTTTTAGTATCAATTTAGAAGAATTAGGGTGACATATAAAATTAGTTTAATTATAGagaaataaaaatcataagtcaaaactTTAGAAAAGAGTTATTGAAAGTATGATAAGGCTTGAAACAAATATCTTTGAAAATCAATTTAGTTTTATGCCTAgaagtttaataataaaatttattaatttattaagataattaataaaaatatagagagaaaaaaaatacatataatttttattgatttagagaAAACCTATGATAAAGTGTTTAGAGGTTTATTACGatggattttagaaaaaaaataataatgtatctattaattatattaatattactaAGGATATGAATGATAATATAGTAACCAATATTAGAACTATAGAGAGCATATAGTGAATTTTCTATTAgtataggattacatcatgattccacATTAAGTCTCTATATTTTTACATAGATAATAGATAAGCTTATTAGTCATTTAATGTCTTTGGTATATGTTATTTACTTATAAAATCATTTTAGTTGATAAGAGTCTAAATAGAATTAAATCTAAGTTTTAGTTATGGAGGTAATCCTTAAAATCTAAAGGTTTTCAATTAAGACTACAACTAAATAtacaaatataattttactaatacTAAGAATAGTTAGGAGAATATAGTTCAATTGGATGAGCAAAAAATTCTTTAAGTTCTTAGATCAATTATTTAATAAGATAGAGAGATTAATAAAGATATTACTTATAAAGTAAAAATAGGATGGTTAAAATAGTGATGGCATTAGGAGCCTTGTGTGATAATCAAgttcttttattattaaaaaaagtataatataattatttgactaataatattttatgaatcaacaATCAAGAAGTaccatatacaaaaagtttatatTACTGATATGAGAATATTGGAATTGATGTATGAAGTTActacaaaatatataaaaaaatttatttgttaATAATCAAGTATCACTTTGAGGAAggataaaattagaaaaaaatatttaagatgatACGAGAATGTTTTAGGAGGCCTACGAATATGATAATTAGAAGTAGTGAAATAACTATCGATAGTGGTTAGTGGTATAGTGGTTAATGAAATaatttattatgtatatataatattttctattAGAATGTTATGAGCTTCAACAAAGGTTATTGAATTTATTGAATAGTTTATAAATTATGATTGATTATAAGTCtaaatatataatacatatattatgattaaAAACAATTGATCAGGAGGAATAACCAAAACCTAACGAAAGTATCTTTGACTAGCCTTAGTAATGTTTATCCCTCTCTATCGGGGATAACATTCATAATTATTATGATACCATTTAAGATATCATACAACATGCATAATATAAATAAACTCTCATAATTTAActcattgaatatatatatatatatatatatatatatatatatatatatatatatatatatatatatatatatatatatatatatatatatatatacaaggtaaTGCATGAAAAATCTTTGTAAGATTTttcaaatgaaacaaaatcaataGGAATTACAAATGAAAATCAAAGGAAGGTCATATCCCAATCTTATCCTATTTCATTccttttcttcttatcttttatttatcttcttttattttcctcttaatagttttaaattttagTCCATTAAATATAAACTGATAACATGTTCACACTATAATCTCATTCAAGTATTTATAATTACATTTAAGTTTCTAGAATgacaaaataaatttcttcatttgATCTAGATATAGCAACTCGTTCCTCGAAATTTAATCTTTAAAATTTGAAGATTAAGCTTATGTGGTACTACCAAGTTCCCATCGTAAAATAATAAATAGATTTCTAACCAAGTTAATCCCAATATATTTATATTGCTATCTTTTCTTAAAATCATGATATGATAGTATTTAGTTATGTCGGGGTATGAATTGATTTGCATATCCAGTAATTTATGTTATGCATGAACCTTCTCATGAAATCAAACATACATAAACAACAATAACTTAATGCTCCTTCGAACATTATTTAAACTCACTCTTAAAGAATCCTCCAACCAACTTCAATTGTGgtttgaaaaataataaaatgagCATAAATGACCAACAAGGAGGAAGAAATAATTCGAATTATAACAACAATAATATGCTAAGTAAATATACataatttattaaatatattcaCATGACTAATCATATACATAGTACATATGATCAGATACTTTTAAgagtatcaattttttttaaaatatatatattaaaataatataataatcatgTAATCATACATCATCATCACTTATAGTGGCTAATAAATAGACTTGGACTCTTAGGATAAATCAACTAGCTCAAAAGCTGATAGAGAAAAATCATTTCATACATCAAATAGTTGAAGAAGCAATTTTTGTAACTAACCTTGTGCCTTAAAAGTAAGATTTCTTCGGGCTATATTTCTATCGATTACTTAACGATAATCACTCTATCAATACCAGGTTGCTTATTTATCAATAGGAATTATATCTATAATCAATATGATACCATTCATTATATCatattatatgtatatgataATATAATTGTAAACTCATTATTCAATATAACTTATCAATAATAGTGTGTTAAAAATAATATACATATTATGGAAAATGATAACTTATGCATCCACAACCTTAATGTGATTTCGTAAATGAAAACAAGAATAAGAAATGAAATTTTAAGGAAGGACACGAATCACTAACTCTTTCATTTTCCATATCCTTTTCTTCCATTCTTTTCCTTAATGATAATTATTTCCAACTTCAATGAATTATTTATAAGGTTAGGGTGTTTGTCTCAATGGTACCCAAgatgaaaaaaaggaaaaaaaaatgaccaaaaaaatgaaagaaataaaatGATGTTTATGGTTAAAAATAACAAGCATTTACATGGAAGTTTCTTCATTTTTCAAAAATGAAAACCTATCAATCAAACATTTCATCAAAAGGAATATCATTCTCCAAAtcaaatatgaaaatatttttttcagaaTCAAGTGAAAGTTTTAAAGAGTGATATGCTTTGATTTATGTGATATTATTGTATTCTTACTTATTTTCTAAGGTTTCCGTTTTTACTTTTgtacattggggcttataaaaataCCATAATAGGTCAAAGAATTAAAAGTTTATTTCTCATATTATGTGTACATGGTACGGGactatatttatttaatttttgataaTATGAGGTTATAATCCACATGCTAGACATGTGGAGGTGTGAGGTCTTCAACATGGGAGTTATaggtattttttaatatattttttatatttatattttcctctctttttttttttcctttatacaaaaaaaaaactccTCTACTTTTGGAGCTCTCATTACGCTGTACATCGTTTACAAAAGAAAATCTAATAGCCCAATCGGAAACTCTATAATTGAGATTGAATTGTCAATACTTCATCAACAATTCATCAAGAGTTAGTGCTTTGAAGGCATGAAGGGTTGATGGAAATTAaggtaattttcatatttatattgagtatgaaaagaagaaagatcgATCTAAAACACTTAATTGGTAACAAACTCAAGTTCAGGTGTGAACATATTAGGGATTCTATGTTTAGTTCCTGTATTAATTGTGCTAAGGAAAAGAAAATAGAGTAAATAAAAAAAgagtagaaaaatcatctatagttATAGAAATAGAAAACCTACAAATGATATGTTTTCATGTTTGATTTGGAGAATAATTTTTCTTTGTTGATAAACTGTTTAATTGATAGATTTTCATCTTTGTATAATGATGAAACTTTCTCATAGAGGGACTTATGATCTTCAACCATAATCAATATGtggtttttttctttgtttttggttATTTTCATCTTGACTAATCAGGCATTTCCTGTGTTAACATATACTCTTTATGAATGTTTCTTGAGTAGCTGAAACCTTCttattttctcaaaaaaaaaaaaaagtatgttgATGATTCCTTCATTTAAGAGCATCATTacacaaaaaaaatattactagCATCCCTAgcaaatatattttctttaaacTCATCAAAGCTATCAAGTTGAACCTCCAGCATTCTGGCTTTTTCTCAAATATAAGTGATTATATTGTTGTTTGTATAGATAGTAATTGATTCAATCAGGTGAGGAGAACTAATATATGTGATTATATTGTTGTTTGCATTCAGATGGAATAGTCACATTTTAGGACATCTGAGATGCTCCTTTGAGTTTGGTTTTATATTATAAACCATCCTTTCTATTTAGCATATGTTCATATAATAGGtaaatattttaagaattttgaaatcaaatttttataaaggaaaaaattctaaaaattaagctttaagttttataaatatttcatgtatttttaAATCTTGGTAAGAGGAGAGTTAGATGTGGTATATTTAATTTTCCCATAGAGTATTTGGATAATGATGAGAGATaaagat
Protein-coding regions in this window:
- the LOC103985595 gene encoding inactive leucine-rich repeat receptor-like protein kinase CORYNE, producing the protein MESQNPSRTLAVKTLLLLAFLVFQAPESTLSQALHSEPTLFHSPAPSPPSRTPKFPHNPRLRRILLGALFGSLTGFVASIIILLLVRLLLLYACRAPILKGPVVFCPSISPKTLQSLLSTDAQSMQLIGSSLNGKYYRVVLDDDELTMAVKRLEPSPSSGSPPVNSNSQKRRVQHELEMLARVKHRNVMSLRAYIRDQDRFWLVYDYIPGGSLEDAMARVRSQQLTLGWDARLRIAVGIAKGLRYLHFECSRRILHYGLKPSNVMLDEGFEPRLGDFGLAMLENSRLDTPSTATHYVAPECFQSCRYTDKSDVYSFGVILGVLFTGKDPSYPFFAGETGRGSLGRWLRHLQQAGEAREALDKGILGEEMEEEEMLMAIRIAIVCLSDLPADRPSSDELVAMLTQLHSF